TACTGGTTGCCGTCCTTTCGACGGTAGCCTGCGGCAGTTCCGATCGTGAGCCGTTCACCCCCGGACAACCCGAAACGCCCGAACAGCCGGGTGGCGACGACAATGGAGAACCCGATACGCCTGCTCTCGGCGGTAACGGTCGCTATCTGGTGCTTTACGCTTCGCGCACGAACAATACCGGGCGTGTGGCGCAACTGATTCAGACGACGCTCGGCTGCGACCTGCTGGAAGTCGAGCCGGAAACGCCTTACGATAACGACTATAATGCCATGTTGGAACGCTCTCAGGAAGAACTGGCGGCCATCCGGCAAGGCGATTATCCGCCCGTCAAGACTACTGTTGAAAATTTCGATGACTATGATATGATATTTTTCGGTTACCCGATCTGGCACGGCAGTATGGCAACGCCGATGCAGACGTTCCTGCACGGGCATGCCTCGAAGCTTGCCGGGAAGCGGATAGCCTTGTTCGCCACAAGCGGGAGCAGTGGAATTTCCACATCGGTCAGCGAGGCCCGCAGCCTTTGCCCCGATGCCACACTTATGGAACACACATTATTATTGACATCTTCAACACTGTCACAAATGACAACCCGTGTACCTGCATGGCTTGAAGAAATAGGAGCAAACCGGGAAGAGCAGGACAAGCCTGATGCACCGGATGCAACCTCTTTGAAAATGAATATCACGGTCGGTGACCGCACGCTCACTGCCACAATGGAGGACAATGCCGCAGGCAGGGATTTCCTGTCCCGGCTTCCGCTTGAGATTACGCTGAACGACTACAACGGCACGACTGAGAAAATCTTCTATCCCGATCCGGCTTTGACGACGGAAGGCGTCACGCGCGGTTGTGCCCCCACGCCCGGCGACATCACGATTTATGCGCCGTGGGGTAACGTGGCCATTTTCTGCAAAAACTGGTCGCACAGCAGCGACCTGATTAAAATAGGCCGCATCGACGGCGACGGGATCGACGCCCTGAGCATCGGCGGCGATATTCGCGTGAAAATAGAGCGACTGTAAAACCACTATAATATTATGACCATCGAAGATTTCAAAAATTATGTAAAGACGGGACAGGCCCTCGATACGGAGGAAATACACCGTTTCATGGACGAGATGAGCGACGAGGCTCGTCGTGTCACCTTCCGGCTGAATACGGCTTACCATACGCCGGACGAGGTGCGGGGATTGCTCTCCGAACTATTCGGCTGCCGAGTGCCGCAGTCGCTCCGCGTTTTCCCGCCGTTCTATGCCGATTTCGGCAAAAATATCAGTATGGGTGAGAATGTGTTTGTCAACGCCTGCTGCCATTTTCAGGATCACGGCGGGGTGACGATAGGCGACGGATGCCAAATCGGGCATAATGTAGTGTTTGCCACGCTCAACCACGGGCTTTCGCCCGAAAAGCGCAAATCCACCTGCCCCGCACCCATCGTACTCGGGAAAAATGTCTGGGTAGGCTCGAATGCGACTATACTGCAAGGCGTAACCATCGGCGACAATGCCGTCGTCGCAGCGGGAGCGGTCGTGACGAAAGACGTGGCGGCGAATACGATCGTGGGCGGTGTCCCGGCAAAGTTTATCAAGGCAATCTGACAAAAACGAGGCGATATGATAAGATCTATTTTAAGCGTGCTGCTCTTATCCGTTATGCTGTCATGCGGCACGACGGTGAAAGAGAGCCCGGATGAACGTAATACGACTGAAATGGGAAAGAAAAATATCGGAAGTCTGCTGGCTCTCTATCCGAAACCGATGACGGTTGTGGGTGCCGAAGTCGAAGGAAAAGTGAACTGGCTCGTAGTGGGTCACACGGGAATTATCGGCCACGACCGGATACTCGTAAGTATGAGTAAAAGCCATTATACCAATCAGGGAATAAGGAAATCGAAGAAACTATCCATCAATCTCGTAAGCCGCGGGATGCTGCCCAAAGCCGACTATGTGGGCAGCGTGAGCGGAGCGTCGGTCGATAAATCGGGAGTGTTCGAGTATCATATCGGTGAAAACGGTACGCCTGTCATCGACGCTTCTCCGCTCACAATGGAGTGCGAGGTCGTGGATGTCTACGAAACGGAGGGCTTCGACAACTTTATCTGTTCCGTAGTCAATACCTATGCAGACCCCGATGTGCTCGGCAGCGACGGTAAGCCCGACTACACCCATTTGAAACCCGTGCTGTTCGATTTTACGACCTATTCCTATCTTGCGACGGGAGAGGTGATCGGCAAGTGTCTGAACCTGGACAAACAGCCGGGCATGTGCGCCAAACTGCCGATGGCCTCCGACGGCATTGTGCGGTTGTCGAAAGTCGAGGTTTATCCGGAATATCTCGAAGCCTATTTGGAGTATGCGACTCAAGTCGGCGAGGTTTCCTTGCGCACCGAGCCGGGAGTATTGACCATGTATGCAGTCCGCGAAAAGGAGAATCCTTGTATGGTGACCATTCTCGAAACCTACGCGAGCCGGGAGGCTTATGAAAAGCATATCGCCTCGGAACATTTTCAAAAATACAAACAGGGAACGCTGCATATGGTCAAGACGCTGGTGCTCTCCGACCAGATCCCGCTCGATCCGGCAAACAGAATCAATAACTTCATCCAATAAAAGAAACGATTATGAACAGAATTCTTTTATTTTCAGTATTCAGCATTTTAACATTCAACGTTATGGCACAGGAAAAGATCGTACAAACGGCAGGGCGCAACCAGTTGGGGGAGTTCGCCCCGAAATTCGCGGAACTCAACGACGATGTCCTTTTCGGCGAGGTGTGGAGCCGCACCGACAAACTCGGCCTGCGTGACCGCAGCCTGGTTACGATCACATCGCTCGTCAGCCAGGGTATCACGGACAGCTCGCTGACATTCCATCTTCAGTCCGCGAAGAATAACGGTATTACCCGCACGGAGATCGCCGAGATCATCACGCACATAGGGTTCTATGCGGGATGGCCTAAAGCGTGGGCGGCATTCCGCCTCGCCAAAGACGTGTGGGCGGAAGATACTGCCGGAGAGGACGCCAGGGCGGCTTTCCAGCGCGAGATGATCTTTCCCATCGGCGAGCCCAACACGGCCTATGCACAATATTTTATCGGGAACAGCTACCTCGCATCGATTTCACGGGAGCAGGTGAACATTTCCAACGTTACCTTCGAGCCGCGTTGCCGCAACAACTGGCATATCCACCGTGCAGCGAAGGGCGGCGGCCAAATGCTTATCGGTGTTGCCGGCCGCGGCTGGTACCAGGAAGAGGGCAAGCCGGCGGTGGAGATTCTTCCCGGTACGGTCATCCATATTCCCGCTAACGTAAAACATTGGCACGGCGCAGCGGCCGACAGCTGGTTTTCTCATCTGGCCTTCGAGGTGCCGGGCGAGAATACCTCCAATGAATGGTTGGAACCCGTAACCGATGCGCAGTATGACCGGCTCCCCGAATGAGGGCCGGTTTTTTGCGTGCGAACTTGCGGAGCCGTCTGCTCGCGTAATGCATCGGGCGGATGCGGGTAAAGTCAGTTCGCGGTTCGGTATTCATTCGGCGTGCATCCTGCCATTTTCTTGAACCAGCGGCTGAAATGCTGCGGATAAGGGAACCCCAATTCACAGGATATTTCGCTGATGGATTTCTTCGTGTCGATTACGCGCTCTTTGGCTGCGTCTAGCATTTTCTGCTGGATATGCTTCAGCGGGGACATTCCGGTCTCCTTCTTCAATAAGTCCCCGAAATAGTTGGCCGAAAGACATAGTTTATCCGCACAATACTGTACCGAAGGCATCCCCTTTTCGGCCGGGGCATCCGATGCGAAATAATCATCCAGAAAGCCCTCGAAACGGGTCAGGATATCGTGGTTGGCATTTTCACGGGTGATGAACTGCCGGTCATAGAAGCGGATGCAGTAGTCGAGCAGCAGTTTGACGTTGTCCACAATCAGCGGCTTGCTGTGCTTGTCGATGGGATATTGCAACTCCGTCCTTATCTTTTCCATACATTCGATTACGGTCTTGCGCTCCTGTTCCGAAAGATGCAGCGCTTCGTTGGCGTTATATGAAAAATAAGAGTATTCTTTCATCATACGGGCCAGCGGCGTTCCCCGCAAAAGCTCCGGATGGAAGGCCAGTATCCACCCTTCGGGTTGATGCAGCAATCCGTCGTCCTCCGATCCCATTACCTGACCGGGTGCAATGAAAAGAATCGCTCCCCGCTGGTAGTCGTAGGCGCTTTGCCCGTATTTGAGCTGTCCGCAAATCGTGTCTTTCAGCAATATGGCATATACATTATATAATTTCCGGCAGTAATACAGGGGTTTCCCCCTGCTTCCCTCGATAACGCTGACCAGAGGATGCAGCGTCTCCACGCCGAAATAGTCGTTGTATTGCTGAATGGTGTCGATTTTCATTATTTCATTCATAATCCGATCGTCTTTATTTATTGCAAATATACTTTTTCTCTTCATAACCGCCTGATAATCCTGCACGGATTTCCGACGGCAACGCAGCGGGGCGGAATGCTGCGCGTCACCACGCTACCCGCGCCGATTGCAGTCCTGTCTCCGATTTCCACCCCCGGCAGGATCGGCGGAGGAACGCCGATCCAGACTTTCGACCCGATTCTTATCCCATGCATGATATTCCTTTTCGGGTAGCAGATTCTTTTCCATGGCCATAACTCTTTTCCGGCAATACAAAAATAGACGATCCTGTTTAACCGGGCTGTATCAATTTTACAGATACGGCAACCAAAATCACTGATGGCGGAAGGCGCTGAACCTCCGGCCGATGAAATTGGTCATTCAATCCGTAAAATTGATACGGCCGGGGCGAGAATCTCTGTATATCTTTGCATCGGATAGATAACCAACCAAATATAAATATGGAAAAGGGACAAATCCGAGAGAAAGCCATCTGCCGCCGCGGTTTTCTGAAACGGGCGGCATTGGCAGGCGCAGCATTTTGCGTCGCCCCTGCATTCGGGAAAGCAACCGCCGCAAAAAAGGCGGTCATGGGACGACCCGCAACTGCGTCCACAGGCATGGCCGCCATGGCAACCCTT
This Alistipes onderdonkii DNA region includes the following protein-coding sequences:
- a CDS encoding DapH/DapD/GlmU-related protein, whose amino-acid sequence is MTIEDFKNYVKTGQALDTEEIHRFMDEMSDEARRVTFRLNTAYHTPDEVRGLLSELFGCRVPQSLRVFPPFYADFGKNISMGENVFVNACCHFQDHGGVTIGDGCQIGHNVVFATLNHGLSPEKRKSTCPAPIVLGKNVWVGSNATILQGVTIGDNAVVAAGAVVTKDVAANTIVGGVPAKFIKAI
- a CDS encoding flavin reductase; the protein is MIRSILSVLLLSVMLSCGTTVKESPDERNTTEMGKKNIGSLLALYPKPMTVVGAEVEGKVNWLVVGHTGIIGHDRILVSMSKSHYTNQGIRKSKKLSINLVSRGMLPKADYVGSVSGASVDKSGVFEYHIGENGTPVIDASPLTMECEVVDVYETEGFDNFICSVVNTYADPDVLGSDGKPDYTHLKPVLFDFTTYSYLATGEVIGKCLNLDKQPGMCAKLPMASDGIVRLSKVEVYPEYLEAYLEYATQVGEVSLRTEPGVLTMYAVREKENPCMVTILETYASREAYEKHIASEHFQKYKQGTLHMVKTLVLSDQIPLDPANRINNFIQ
- a CDS encoding helix-turn-helix domain-containing protein; the protein is MNEIMKIDTIQQYNDYFGVETLHPLVSVIEGSRGKPLYYCRKLYNVYAILLKDTICGQLKYGQSAYDYQRGAILFIAPGQVMGSEDDGLLHQPEGWILAFHPELLRGTPLARMMKEYSYFSYNANEALHLSEQERKTVIECMEKIRTELQYPIDKHSKPLIVDNVKLLLDYCIRFYDRQFITRENANHDILTRFEGFLDDYFASDAPAEKGMPSVQYCADKLCLSANYFGDLLKKETGMSPLKHIQQKMLDAAKERVIDTKKSISEISCELGFPYPQHFSRWFKKMAGCTPNEYRTAN
- a CDS encoding carboxymuconolactone decarboxylase family protein, coding for MNRILLFSVFSILTFNVMAQEKIVQTAGRNQLGEFAPKFAELNDDVLFGEVWSRTDKLGLRDRSLVTITSLVSQGITDSSLTFHLQSAKNNGITRTEIAEIITHIGFYAGWPKAWAAFRLAKDVWAEDTAGEDARAAFQREMIFPIGEPNTAYAQYFIGNSYLASISREQVNISNVTFEPRCRNNWHIHRAAKGGGQMLIGVAGRGWYQEEGKPAVEILPGTVIHIPANVKHWHGAAADSWFSHLAFEVPGENTSNEWLEPVTDAQYDRLPE
- a CDS encoding cyclophilin-like fold protein, producing the protein MKKIRLVSFLLVAVLSTVACGSSDREPFTPGQPETPEQPGGDDNGEPDTPALGGNGRYLVLYASRTNNTGRVAQLIQTTLGCDLLEVEPETPYDNDYNAMLERSQEELAAIRQGDYPPVKTTVENFDDYDMIFFGYPIWHGSMATPMQTFLHGHASKLAGKRIALFATSGSSGISTSVSEARSLCPDATLMEHTLLLTSSTLSQMTTRVPAWLEEIGANREEQDKPDAPDATSLKMNITVGDRTLTATMEDNAAGRDFLSRLPLEITLNDYNGTTEKIFYPDPALTTEGVTRGCAPTPGDITIYAPWGNVAIFCKNWSHSSDLIKIGRIDGDGIDALSIGGDIRVKIERL